The Methylomicrobium lacus LW14 genome window below encodes:
- a CDS encoding general secretion pathway protein GspB has protein sequence MSYILNALRKSEQERQAQQPETVTEQVLMPPPQKSRKTAVLIGGLLAVNLLAVPLMVWYLKNADEAPAKPQAGVQPVQAKAAPKPPLPAAVEVRDDAADVEQDEEEMMESVAEPDRPAAAANTKTPSIEELAAAKQAEAQKAAKPAQEDKKAPAVQTAQARPAAAISPQEQLRQKIQSRRAQRLLLAENADSLDAQEDAEPEAKTKAAMANKADDAPAAKQGIPLFKELPYDFRSSAPKMTINVFMYDNKPEDRFVVLNMTKYKAGQTTKDSVEIKEIRADGVVASYGGKVFRIERP, from the coding sequence ATGTCTTATATTCTCAATGCTTTACGCAAGTCGGAGCAGGAACGGCAAGCCCAGCAGCCGGAAACCGTCACCGAACAAGTGCTGATGCCGCCGCCGCAAAAAAGCCGGAAAACCGCCGTGCTGATCGGCGGGCTGCTGGCCGTCAATCTGCTGGCCGTGCCTTTGATGGTCTGGTATCTGAAAAATGCCGATGAGGCGCCGGCCAAACCGCAGGCCGGCGTGCAGCCGGTGCAGGCAAAAGCCGCGCCAAAGCCGCCGCTGCCGGCTGCCGTTGAAGTACGCGATGATGCGGCTGATGTCGAACAAGACGAAGAGGAAATGATGGAGTCGGTGGCCGAGCCGGATAGACCGGCGGCTGCGGCAAACACAAAAACGCCTTCGATCGAAGAATTGGCCGCGGCAAAACAGGCCGAGGCACAGAAAGCGGCAAAGCCGGCTCAAGAAGATAAAAAGGCGCCCGCCGTTCAGACCGCTCAAGCGCGCCCTGCTGCCGCAATCAGCCCACAGGAACAACTCAGGCAGAAAATCCAATCCAGACGTGCCCAACGTCTGCTGCTGGCGGAAAACGCGGACAGTCTTGATGCACAGGAAGATGCCGAACCGGAAGCCAAGACCAAGGCGGCAATGGCAAACAAGGCAGATGACGCGCCGGCAGCCAAGCAGGGAATTCCTCTATTCAAGGAACTGCCCTATGATTTCCGCAGCTCCGCGCCGAAGATGACGATCAATGTCTTTATGTACGACAACAAGCCCGAGGATCGCTTCGTCGTGTTGAACATGACCAAGTACAAGGCCGGCCAAACGACCAAGGATTCGGTCGAAATCAAGGAAATTCGCGCCGACGGCGTGGTCGCGAGTTACGGAGGCAAGGTTTTTCGCATCGAGCGGCCTTGA
- a CDS encoding ExeA family protein, with the protein MYKQYFHFAELPFSIAPDPHFMYMSRRHQEGLAHLLYGITVGGGFVALTGEVGTGKTTLCHCLLKELPDTIDIALILNPKLNAIELLATICDELGIAYDKQQQTLKQLVDALNHYLLAKHAAGRRTVLLLDEAQNLSLEVLEQIRLLTNLETSKTKLLQIILVGQPELKQMLKRQDLRQLNQRITARYHLLPLSFVETRAYIRHRLRVCGGDPDLFKDRAIRKIYKLSAGIPRIINILCDRALLGAYAGNAPQVTPAMVNTAAQETLAPAETKLPRLGLALGLLLGGIALGAYYYAPDRFAAVKSRLIEPRQVETVVAKPAPVVTETVAAAPKIEPLQQPKPLQFAEWMADPRSTLQLGFANAFKALGKTPPSVATADCETVKTAGVLCQLGKASWKEVLAMKRPAILEFVLLNEEKRYALLTGIKQGNPVLIASEQHDFALADVLNHWNGYYLLLWEPPGADSRTIFPGQWSDRVVWLRQQMAAFDGLNPPVPVPQTFDQDLKARVIKFQHQHHLAEDGAVGAQTLFYLDNLTEASNRPHLHLTD; encoded by the coding sequence ATGTACAAACAGTATTTTCATTTTGCGGAATTACCGTTTTCGATAGCCCCCGATCCGCATTTCATGTATATGAGCCGCCGCCATCAGGAAGGCTTGGCGCATCTGCTTTACGGCATTACCGTCGGCGGCGGCTTTGTTGCGTTGACCGGCGAAGTCGGCACCGGCAAGACGACCTTGTGCCACTGTCTGTTGAAAGAGTTGCCGGACACTATCGACATCGCCCTGATCCTGAATCCGAAGTTGAATGCGATCGAACTGTTGGCGACGATCTGCGACGAGCTGGGCATCGCCTATGACAAACAACAACAGACGCTGAAACAGTTGGTCGATGCGTTGAATCATTATTTGCTCGCCAAACATGCCGCCGGGCGGCGCACCGTGCTGCTGCTCGACGAAGCGCAAAACTTGAGCCTGGAAGTGCTCGAACAGATTCGCCTGTTAACCAATCTGGAAACCAGCAAAACCAAATTGCTGCAAATCATCCTGGTCGGCCAGCCCGAATTGAAGCAGATGCTCAAACGCCAGGATCTCAGGCAGCTCAATCAAAGGATTACCGCGCGCTATCATTTGCTGCCGTTGTCGTTTGTCGAAACCCGCGCCTATATCCGCCACCGCCTGCGGGTTTGCGGCGGCGATCCCGATCTATTCAAGGACCGGGCGATCCGCAAGATTTATAAACTGTCGGCCGGCATTCCCAGAATCATCAACATACTGTGCGACCGCGCCCTGCTTGGCGCCTACGCCGGCAACGCCCCGCAGGTGACGCCCGCCATGGTCAACACCGCCGCGCAGGAAACACTCGCGCCGGCCGAGACAAAACTGCCGAGACTGGGTTTGGCGCTGGGCTTGCTGCTCGGCGGTATCGCGCTTGGCGCTTATTATTACGCCCCGGATCGTTTCGCGGCGGTCAAGAGCCGGCTTATTGAACCTCGCCAGGTCGAAACCGTCGTAGCAAAGCCCGCGCCGGTCGTGACAGAAACCGTAGCGGCCGCGCCGAAGATCGAACCACTGCAGCAACCCAAGCCGCTTCAATTTGCCGAATGGATGGCCGATCCGCGTTCTACGCTGCAATTGGGCTTCGCGAATGCATTCAAAGCGCTCGGAAAAACGCCGCCTTCGGTCGCGACGGCCGATTGCGAAACGGTCAAGACTGCCGGAGTTTTATGCCAGCTCGGCAAGGCCAGCTGGAAGGAAGTGCTGGCGATGAAGCGGCCGGCCATTCTGGAATTTGTGCTCCTGAACGAAGAAAAGCGCTATGCGCTGTTGACCGGCATCAAGCAAGGAAACCCCGTGTTGATCGCAAGCGAGCAGCATGATTTTGCGCTGGCCGATGTGTTGAATCATTGGAACGGCTATTATTTATTGTTATGGGAGCCGCCGGGGGCGGATTCGCGAACAATTTTTCCGGGGCAATGGTCAGATAGAGTCGTCTGGCTTCGTCAGCAAATGGCCGCTTTCGATGGCTTGAATCCGCCTGTGCCCGTGCCGCAAACATTCGATCAGGACCTGAAGGCGCGCGTGATCAAATTCCAACACCAGCATCACCTGGCCGAAGATGGTGCGGTGGGCGCCCAAACTCTGTTTTATCTCGATAATTTGACCGAGGCGTCGAACAGGCCTCATCTCCATCTAACCGATTAA
- a CDS encoding MFS transporter, whose translation MPINETHLYSKLAWRLLPPLYIIYILAYLDRLCVGFAQLQMKDALQFSDTVYGFGAGIFFVGYMLFEIPSNLILEKVGAKLWLTRIMITWGLICCAMVTIETPQGFYVLRFLLGLAEAGSFPGMILYFSYWFPAPVRAKYGALLITATAASGVLGAPLAGLLLGMDGAFGLQGWQWLFLAEGAPSVLFGFILYFWLTDRPAKATWLNAEEKAWLERTLAAEQQADSHHHAADLGQALRHPKVWLLALIYFAVVINYYSISLWLPQMIKTWSGLDNVHTALLTGLPYLATVIVMVIVGAHSDKTRERRWHIVICAWVAAAAFALSPYLESPVLAIGAITIAAAGIWSILAPFWTLPHTLLKEGPAKASGLALINAIGNLGGFAGPSIVAWLKTATGDFKLALPLLAATMAAGVLLIFVAAPAEARKKSDGAKKRKRLGFNS comes from the coding sequence ATGCCTATCAACGAAACTCATCTGTACAGCAAACTGGCCTGGCGCCTGTTGCCGCCGCTCTACATCATCTATATCCTGGCCTATCTCGACCGCCTGTGCGTGGGTTTCGCCCAATTGCAGATGAAGGATGCGCTGCAGTTTAGCGATACGGTTTACGGCTTCGGCGCGGGCATCTTTTTTGTCGGCTACATGCTGTTCGAGATACCGAGCAATCTGATCCTCGAAAAAGTCGGCGCGAAACTGTGGCTGACCCGGATCATGATCACCTGGGGACTGATTTGCTGCGCGATGGTCACCATCGAAACGCCGCAAGGCTTTTATGTGCTGCGCTTTCTGCTCGGCCTCGCCGAAGCGGGCTCGTTTCCGGGCATGATCCTGTATTTCAGCTATTGGTTTCCGGCGCCGGTCAGGGCCAAGTACGGCGCCTTGTTGATCACCGCGACCGCGGCCTCCGGCGTGCTCGGCGCGCCGCTGGCAGGACTCTTGCTCGGCATGGACGGCGCCTTCGGGTTGCAGGGCTGGCAATGGCTGTTTCTGGCCGAGGGCGCGCCCTCGGTGCTGTTCGGTTTCATACTGTATTTCTGGCTGACCGATCGTCCCGCCAAGGCAACCTGGCTCAATGCGGAAGAGAAGGCCTGGCTCGAACGCACGCTGGCCGCCGAACAGCAGGCCGACTCGCACCATCACGCCGCCGATCTGGGCCAGGCGCTGCGCCACCCGAAGGTCTGGCTGCTGGCGCTGATCTATTTTGCGGTGGTGATCAATTATTACAGCATCAGCCTGTGGCTGCCGCAAATGATCAAAACCTGGTCAGGACTCGACAATGTACACACCGCGCTGCTGACCGGCCTGCCCTACCTCGCGACCGTGATCGTGATGGTGATCGTCGGCGCGCACTCGGACAAGACCCGCGAGCGGCGCTGGCACATCGTAATCTGCGCCTGGGTGGCCGCCGCGGCGTTCGCGCTGAGTCCTTATCTCGAATCGCCGGTCCTGGCGATAGGCGCGATCACGATCGCGGCGGCCGGCATCTGGAGCATCCTCGCGCCGTTCTGGACCCTGCCGCACACGCTGTTGAAAGAAGGTCCGGCCAAGGCCTCGGGCCTGGCGCTGATCAATGCGATCGGCAATCTGGGCGGCTTTGCGGGCCCCTCTATCGTGGCCTGGCTGAAGACCGCGACCGGCGATTTCAAGCTGGCGCTGCCGCTGCTCGCGGCAACGATGGCGGCGGGCGTATTACTGATTTTCGTTGCCGCGCCAGCCGAAGCGAGGAAGAAATCGGATGGGGCAAAAAAGCGTAAGCGGCTTGGATTCAATAGCTAA
- a CDS encoding bifunctional 4-hydroxy-2-oxoglutarate aldolase/2-dehydro-3-deoxy-phosphogluconate aldolase produces MANQHWKIQPNEVLTAGPVIPVMVIKNLDDAVPLATALVAGGIRVLEITLRTPVALEAINRISREVEGAIVGAGTIANPQQLQAAADAGAVFAISPGITASLLNAAVKGNIALIPGIATLSELMLGMEYGLDHFKFFPAEAAGGIPMLKSIAGPFPQATFCPTGGISPENYQAYLKLPNVACVGGSWLAPQDALNAKDWAKVTELARQAIVNANPD; encoded by the coding sequence ATGGCAAATCAGCACTGGAAAATTCAGCCTAACGAAGTTTTGACCGCCGGCCCCGTGATACCGGTCATGGTCATCAAAAATCTTGACGACGCGGTGCCATTGGCGACAGCCTTGGTCGCGGGCGGCATCCGCGTGCTGGAAATTACCTTGCGCACACCGGTCGCGCTGGAGGCGATCAACAGGATCAGCCGGGAAGTCGAAGGCGCGATCGTCGGCGCCGGCACGATAGCGAACCCTCAGCAATTACAAGCCGCGGCGGACGCCGGCGCGGTGTTCGCGATCAGCCCCGGCATCACCGCCTCGTTGCTGAATGCGGCGGTGAAAGGCAACATCGCGCTGATTCCCGGCATTGCGACCCTGTCCGAACTGATGCTCGGCATGGAATACGGCCTGGATCATTTCAAGTTTTTCCCGGCCGAAGCCGCGGGCGGCATTCCGATGCTGAAATCGATTGCGGGCCCTTTTCCGCAGGCGACCTTTTGCCCGACCGGCGGCATCTCGCCCGAAAATTATCAGGCCTACCTCAAATTACCCAATGTCGCCTGCGTCGGCGGTTCATGGCTCGCCCCCCAGGATGCGCTGAATGCGAAAGACTGGGCGAAAGTCACCGAACTGGCGAGACAGGCGATTGTTAACGCCAATCCCGATTAA
- the gltA gene encoding citrate synthase, which yields MNKPSAIVLSTPESEPLCTLPVLSGTMGPDVLDVQSLYKQGGMFTYDPGFTSTASCRSAITYIDGEAGILLYRGYPIEQLATQCTFLEVCYLLLEGELPDYDQLQQFERNITMHTMVHDQLTNFFKGFRRDAHPMAIMVGVVGALSAFYHDALDIRSKSDREISAIRLLAKVPTIVAMCHKYSTGSPFMYPQNKLSYVENFMRMMLSTPCDEFVPNPVLVRALDRILILHADHEQNASTSTVRLAGSSGANPFACITAGIACLWGAAHGGANEAVLNMLQEIKDISRIGLYINKAKDKNDPFRLMGFGHRVYKNHDPRAKLMRETCHEVLNELGLQDDPLFKLAIELERIALEDEYFIQKKLYPNVDFYSGIVLHALGIPSKMFTAIFAMGRTVGWISHWDEMIADPEQKIGRPRQLYTGATRRDVPARHGKAV from the coding sequence ATGAACAAGCCCAGCGCTATCGTCCTATCCACTCCCGAATCCGAGCCACTGTGTACATTGCCGGTGTTGTCCGGCACCATGGGACCCGACGTGCTGGACGTCCAGTCCCTGTACAAACAGGGCGGCATGTTCACCTACGATCCTGGCTTTACCTCGACCGCCAGTTGCCGTTCCGCGATTACCTACATCGACGGCGAAGCGGGCATCCTGCTGTACCGCGGCTACCCGATCGAGCAATTGGCCACGCAATGCACCTTCCTGGAAGTGTGCTATCTGTTGCTGGAAGGCGAACTGCCGGACTACGATCAATTGCAGCAGTTCGAGCGCAATATCACGATGCACACGATGGTGCATGATCAGTTGACCAACTTTTTCAAGGGTTTCCGCCGCGATGCGCACCCGATGGCGATCATGGTCGGCGTCGTCGGCGCGTTGTCCGCGTTTTATCACGACGCCTTGGATATTCGCTCGAAAAGCGACCGTGAAATAAGCGCAATCCGGCTTTTGGCGAAGGTGCCGACGATCGTGGCGATGTGCCACAAATACAGTACCGGCTCGCCGTTTATGTATCCGCAAAACAAACTCAGTTATGTCGAAAACTTCATGCGCATGATGCTGTCGACCCCGTGCGATGAATTCGTGCCGAATCCGGTATTGGTCAGGGCGCTCGACCGGATTCTGATCCTGCATGCCGACCACGAACAAAACGCCTCGACCTCGACGGTCCGCCTGGCCGGCTCCAGCGGCGCGAACCCGTTCGCCTGCATCACCGCCGGCATCGCCTGTCTGTGGGGCGCGGCGCACGGCGGCGCGAACGAAGCAGTGCTTAACATGCTGCAGGAAATCAAGGATATTTCCCGTATCGGCCTTTATATCAACAAGGCGAAAGACAAAAACGATCCGTTCCGGCTGATGGGATTCGGCCACCGCGTCTATAAAAATCACGATCCGCGCGCCAAACTGATGCGCGAGACCTGCCATGAAGTCCTGAACGAACTGGGATTGCAGGACGATCCTTTGTTCAAGCTGGCGATCGAACTGGAACGCATCGCGCTCGAAGACGAGTATTTCATCCAGAAAAAACTGTACCCGAACGTCGATTTTTATTCCGGCATCGTGCTGCATGCACTCGGCATTCCGAGCAAGATGTTTACCGCGATCTTTGCGATGGGCCGCACGGTCGGCTGGATTTCGCATTGGGACGAAATGATTGCCGATCCCGAGCAAAAAATCGGCCGGCCGAGACAGCTTTACACCGGCGCCACCCGCCGCGATGTGCCGGCGCGGCATGGCAAAGCCGTTTAA